One part of the Dysidea avara chromosome 10, odDysAvar1.4, whole genome shotgun sequence genome encodes these proteins:
- the LOC136269163 gene encoding uncharacterized protein, translated as MVQTVSENIFDALAIVLHMTSQELQLPPPSRFDHQNALGEQESARYLAKLESKHNRLKGKDGGKPTAQGMVKELSQARQDHLSNFLSSNNPNPHSSAWGAQDTSSNTADDNDSDEDTWSIDSEKQNCCSCFKMPHKKRQNLTSALSADDETEVNLCLVESDELSQQHEEA; from the exons ATGGTACAAACTGTCTCGGAAAATATTTTTGATGCGCTTGCAATTGTTCTACATATGACCAGTCAAGAATTGCAATTGCCTCCTCCTTCAAGATTTGATCACCAGAATGCCTTAGGCGAACAAGAGAGTGCTAGATATCTAGCTAAACTCG AGAGTAAGCACAACAGGTTAAAGGGGAAAGATGGCGGTAAACCGACAGCACAAGGAATGGTAAAGGAGCTTAGTCAAGCCCGACAGGATCATCTAAGCAATTTCTTGTCCTCCAATAACCCAAACCCTCACAGCAGTGCTTGGGGTGCACAAGACACATCCAGCAACACAGCAGATGACAATGATAGTGATGAAGACACATGGAGTATTGATAGTGAGAAACAAAACTGTTGCTCGTGTTTCAAAATGCCACACAAGAAAAGACAAAACTTGACTAGTGCACTTAGTGCAGATGATGAAACTGAGGTCAACCTTTGCCTGGTTGAAAGCGATGAGCTAAGCCAGCAACATGAGGAAGCCTAA